A stretch of Lentisphaera araneosa HTCC2155 DNA encodes these proteins:
- a CDS encoding CNNM domain-containing protein: protein MTLLFIYLTVAIGVSFLCSILEAVLLSVTPSYVEKLQSERPNAAKQLVKVKEKMDASLSSILILNTFAHTIGAAGVGSQAVQIFGKKWESLIAVLLTLAILYLSEIIPKTLGATFWRQLAVPSAFMISNLVKIVYPLVWVSTCITKLFSGKKKHEITREEIIALASLSHKGGALFSQENAYISNLLSLRDKTTEQILTPRTVVHMLEESRTVSEALNDPQTANFSRIPLYTDSSDNVTGKIIRADLFEAERKGQGDLPITKFAKPIFRVSEKLSVHKLLDMFTKRKSHLFLVEDEFGQTAGVVSLEDAIETLLGIEILDERDTVEDMQALAKDKYRDRLDEAKEQDNSDPK from the coding sequence ATGACCTTATTATTTATTTACTTGACTGTCGCCATTGGTGTGTCTTTCCTTTGCTCAATCCTTGAAGCTGTCTTACTCTCTGTGACTCCTAGCTATGTGGAGAAACTTCAATCCGAACGTCCAAATGCTGCTAAACAGCTGGTGAAAGTCAAAGAAAAAATGGATGCCTCGCTCTCGAGTATCCTCATTCTCAATACTTTTGCCCACACCATTGGGGCTGCGGGTGTCGGCTCCCAAGCGGTGCAAATCTTCGGCAAGAAATGGGAGAGCCTCATTGCCGTTCTCTTAACCTTGGCAATCCTCTATCTCTCTGAAATCATCCCAAAAACTTTGGGCGCCACTTTTTGGAGACAGCTTGCTGTGCCATCCGCTTTTATGATTTCTAACTTGGTCAAAATCGTCTACCCTTTAGTTTGGGTTTCTACCTGCATCACCAAGCTCTTTAGCGGAAAAAAGAAGCATGAAATCACCCGCGAAGAAATTATTGCCCTCGCTTCCCTCAGCCACAAAGGCGGAGCTCTCTTTTCTCAAGAAAACGCCTACATCTCCAACCTGCTTAGTTTGCGAGACAAAACTACAGAACAAATCCTCACGCCTCGCACAGTGGTGCACATGCTCGAAGAATCCCGTACAGTAAGCGAGGCCCTCAACGATCCACAAACGGCTAACTTTAGCCGTATTCCGCTTTACACTGATAGCTCAGATAATGTCACGGGAAAAATCATCCGCGCCGATCTCTTTGAAGCCGAACGCAAAGGCCAAGGTGACTTGCCAATTACCAAATTCGCCAAACCCATTTTTCGCGTTTCCGAAAAACTCTCCGTCCATAAATTACTCGACATGTTTACCAAGCGAAAATCACATCTCTTTTTAGTCGAGGATGAATTTGGCCAAACCGCTGGGGTGGTCAGTCTGGAGGACGCCATCGAAACTCTGCTTGGCATTGAGATCCTCGATGAACGCGACACCGTTGAAGATATGCAGGCCCTTGCCAAAGATAAGTACCGCGACCGCCTCGATGAAGCCAAAGAACAAGATAATTCTGACCCCAAGTAA
- the sigZ gene encoding RNA polymerase sigma factor SigZ produces MTAIKLDLVWNDYRMGIKNFLHSKVSNPADVDDLLQEIMLKTHKSLDSLRSAQSIKAWLFQLAQRSIIDFYRKKGKNQSLEFQDLLSEGESEHNLAESELANCVLPFIQNLADEYSDLLIAIDIEGQSQKDYAKEQGLAYSTLKSRVKKARTELRKSFESCCEFAFDAHGKIIDYTTKENSGKTC; encoded by the coding sequence ATGACGGCAATCAAATTAGATTTGGTTTGGAACGATTATCGCATGGGGATAAAAAACTTTCTTCATTCGAAAGTCTCCAATCCTGCAGATGTGGACGATTTACTGCAGGAGATTATGCTCAAAACTCATAAGAGTTTAGACTCTTTGCGATCAGCGCAAAGTATCAAAGCGTGGCTCTTTCAGTTGGCTCAAAGGAGCATTATTGACTTTTATCGTAAAAAGGGAAAAAACCAGAGCCTAGAATTTCAAGATTTACTCAGCGAAGGTGAATCTGAACACAATCTCGCGGAAAGTGAATTGGCAAATTGTGTCCTGCCCTTTATTCAAAATCTAGCAGATGAATACAGCGATTTATTGATTGCGATAGACATCGAAGGTCAGTCACAAAAAGACTATGCGAAAGAGCAGGGCTTGGCTTATTCTACTTTAAAATCTCGCGTTAAAAAAGCACGAACTGAGTTGCGTAAAAGCTTTGAATCCTGTTGTGAATTCGCCTTTGATGCCCATGGCAAAATTATTGACTACACGACAAAAGAAAATTCAGGTAAAACCTGTTAA
- a CDS encoding DUF1588 domain-containing protein, producing MNIDDNNEGTNAPEGGLRLTREQKDTLKAKLDYLEQLEGDLAAGKLEGGETEKLLEQTLFEIDEIMKEGEAQTANAQDLSVEAAPIQEIPPAPVTGSKEFVAQNPLSSSTNSSRKSDLKIQLNEDLASIDQDNSLNAQKENAQQQALQEARVLSSQYGDDKASVENLNGDELNNLKRVKPQANDAKAQLLAKASEVKRTQENALAEVNKQKAVTKTKKKTNKGKIKAKQKMRVPTNRPKVKKKKKFPIGTLLCLIVLAALGVYHQEIIDYVKQQQAELAEKNKPKPVKKKEVKPKPKVIIKKVEPVKKAEPEIDEKSINLFQPEESDVFKGELSHFSFNETLKNKCVNCHGAEGKEVEGDFNIARLMASKAVNSKAWAKVYRSINKGEMPPPVEDEPDSIPLEKEEQELVLASIKLMFDDLKEGMTTRVLTPYEIQNTMGDLFDIDYEQYNPLKTLYQSYSDTKYYSHQRNILSPHYISRYYNILYDVLQSFIGLRPQVDPLDMIVKFPSQGFSCVEFKKLGETHLRWSQYKPRLYSSIYFEDITERKETKQDRYLDANENELVNKELAERVLPPGTYTLRFKASNENMNMSKITESKYGKELVSLYEKFFEENDTLVMPVRFYLEPPGVSDPFAKLRYLETIEISSEGEYAIEFTIKRQSALAYSLDWKSLPSLRRIGYLSALNKHGDKLELKHIEAETPLFTKEKYDFPMVKFSEMSLEGPYDVVLNPMSFDERTKINDMEVREKFKYLHAFNGMNFNVIYTYMFRDLRKQKMKMEDAYRNTMISFFLSPRFLIIDSAAKTLQDKLRYASYVTHKSAPNAEFAENYTAAIKKKDHKSFGDWLIKNDRFRRFSNAFTYQWLTLGQIDNNLPDEGKFKNYYRDNMQSYQQQEVEMFMMNMFRNNRPVTDLVNSDYAFLNKELMKFYRLNTKNAPDSGVFMQVDTSKSERGGILTSGAFLTATSNGVDPLPIRRAAWISENILDSPLPSPPDVDVNDFENEVGGKTLRERLEVHAKNPACHSCHKRLDSFAILMDKYDSIGHYNDKFSPAPVQINDKKITDISALKEYLSTHSKPMARAFTKKLLSFMLGREPGVQDEAKLDIILSECEPEDYRVGDIYTAILKQYFL from the coding sequence ATGAATATCGATGATAATAATGAGGGGACTAATGCTCCAGAAGGTGGACTCCGCTTAACTCGTGAGCAGAAGGATACACTCAAGGCCAAGCTCGACTACCTCGAACAACTCGAAGGCGATTTGGCTGCAGGAAAATTAGAGGGTGGCGAGACTGAAAAGCTTTTAGAGCAAACCTTATTTGAAATCGATGAGATCATGAAAGAGGGCGAGGCACAAACAGCGAATGCTCAGGACTTGTCAGTTGAAGCAGCGCCCATTCAAGAAATTCCACCAGCGCCAGTTACAGGCAGTAAAGAGTTTGTCGCCCAAAATCCTTTATCATCAAGTACGAATTCGAGCCGAAAATCAGATCTAAAAATCCAATTGAATGAAGATCTGGCTAGTATAGATCAAGACAATTCCTTAAATGCACAGAAAGAGAATGCTCAACAGCAAGCTTTACAAGAGGCTCGTGTTTTGTCTTCTCAATACGGGGATGATAAAGCTAGTGTCGAAAATTTAAATGGGGATGAACTCAATAATTTAAAGCGCGTAAAACCTCAAGCAAATGATGCGAAAGCTCAGCTTCTCGCTAAAGCTTCAGAAGTAAAAAGAACTCAAGAGAACGCGTTGGCAGAAGTAAATAAACAGAAAGCAGTCACAAAGACGAAGAAAAAAACGAACAAGGGAAAAATCAAAGCTAAGCAAAAAATGCGCGTTCCCACCAATCGTCCTAAAGTCAAAAAGAAGAAAAAATTTCCAATCGGCACTCTCCTGTGTTTGATCGTACTTGCGGCTCTAGGCGTCTATCATCAAGAGATTATTGATTATGTAAAACAACAGCAGGCCGAGCTCGCAGAGAAAAATAAGCCCAAGCCAGTAAAGAAAAAAGAAGTAAAACCCAAGCCTAAAGTCATTATCAAAAAAGTTGAGCCCGTAAAGAAAGCAGAACCTGAAATTGATGAGAAGAGCATCAATTTATTTCAACCTGAAGAAAGCGATGTATTTAAAGGCGAATTGAGCCATTTTAGTTTTAACGAAACACTCAAGAATAAGTGTGTGAACTGCCACGGTGCGGAAGGCAAAGAAGTTGAAGGGGATTTTAACATCGCTCGTTTGATGGCCTCTAAAGCGGTAAATTCAAAAGCTTGGGCAAAGGTCTATCGCAGTATCAATAAAGGCGAGATGCCACCGCCAGTAGAAGATGAACCCGATTCAATTCCCTTAGAGAAAGAAGAACAAGAACTCGTTTTAGCTTCCATTAAATTGATGTTTGATGACCTCAAAGAAGGCATGACCACACGAGTTTTAACCCCGTATGAAATTCAAAATACCATGGGCGATTTATTCGATATTGATTACGAGCAATACAACCCTTTGAAAACTTTGTATCAATCTTATTCGGACACCAAATATTATTCTCATCAGCGCAATATTTTGAGTCCGCATTACATCAGCCGTTATTACAATATTCTCTACGATGTCTTGCAGAGTTTCATTGGTTTGCGCCCGCAAGTTGATCCTCTCGATATGATTGTGAAATTCCCGTCTCAGGGTTTCAGTTGTGTCGAGTTTAAAAAATTAGGGGAAACTCATTTGCGATGGTCGCAATATAAGCCCCGCCTTTATAGTTCGATTTACTTCGAAGATATCACCGAGCGCAAGGAAACTAAGCAAGATCGCTACCTCGATGCGAATGAAAATGAACTCGTCAATAAAGAGCTAGCCGAACGTGTCTTGCCCCCAGGTACTTATACTCTAAGGTTTAAGGCGAGTAATGAAAATATGAATATGAGCAAAATTACCGAGAGTAAGTACGGCAAAGAATTGGTTTCGCTCTACGAAAAGTTTTTTGAAGAAAACGATACATTGGTTATGCCCGTACGTTTCTATCTCGAACCCCCCGGAGTATCCGACCCCTTTGCCAAGCTGAGGTATTTAGAGACAATCGAGATTTCCTCTGAAGGTGAATACGCTATTGAATTCACGATTAAACGTCAATCGGCCTTGGCCTATAGTCTCGATTGGAAGAGTCTCCCCAGTTTGAGAAGAATCGGCTACCTCAGTGCTTTGAATAAGCATGGAGATAAATTAGAACTCAAACATATCGAAGCAGAGACCCCGCTCTTCACAAAAGAAAAATATGATTTTCCCATGGTGAAGTTCAGCGAAATGAGTCTTGAGGGGCCTTACGATGTTGTGCTTAATCCCATGTCTTTTGACGAAAGGACGAAAATCAATGATATGGAAGTTCGAGAAAAGTTTAAGTACTTACATGCTTTTAATGGCATGAACTTTAATGTAATTTACACCTACATGTTCAGAGATTTGCGCAAGCAAAAGATGAAGATGGAAGATGCCTACCGCAATACGATGATCAGCTTCTTTTTGTCGCCGCGTTTTTTGATTATTGATTCCGCCGCCAAAACCCTTCAAGACAAATTGCGCTATGCTTCTTATGTGACTCATAAATCTGCTCCCAATGCGGAGTTCGCAGAAAACTATACGGCAGCCATAAAGAAAAAAGATCACAAAAGCTTTGGGGATTGGTTGATCAAGAATGATCGTTTCCGTCGTTTCTCCAATGCCTTTACCTATCAGTGGTTAACTCTAGGCCAAATAGACAATAATCTGCCAGATGAAGGTAAGTTCAAAAATTACTATAGGGATAACATGCAATCCTATCAGCAGCAAGAAGTGGAAATGTTTATGATGAACATGTTTCGCAATAATCGCCCCGTCACTGATTTGGTGAACTCAGATTATGCCTTCTTGAACAAAGAGCTGATGAAATTTTATCGATTGAATACTAAAAATGCGCCTGATTCTGGTGTGTTTATGCAAGTCGATACCTCAAAATCTGAGCGTGGTGGCATACTGACTTCTGGTGCCTTTCTAACTGCGACGAGCAATGGTGTCGATCCTCTTCCCATCCGTCGCGCGGCATGGATATCGGAAAATATACTCGACTCGCCCTTGCCCTCGCCACCAGATGTGGATGTCAATGACTTTGAAAATGAAGTGGGTGGAAAAACCTTGCGGGAACGTCTTGAAGTACACGCCAAAAATCCTGCCTGTCATTCCTGCCACAAACGTTTGGATTCTTTTGCGATTCTTATGGATAAATATGATTCAATTGGCCATTACAATGACAAGTTCTCCCCGGCGCCAGTGCAAATTAACGATAAAAAAATCACCGATATCAGCGCGCTCAAGGAGTATTTAAGTACTCATTCAAAACCCATGGCACGAGCCTTTACCAAAAAGCTGCTGAGCTTTATGCTGGGTCGTGAACCGGGTGTCCAAGATGAAGCCAAGTTAGATATTATCTTATCTGAATGTGAACCAGAAGATTATCGCGTTGGCGACATCTACACCGCGATTTTAAAACAGTATTTTTTATAA
- the arsH gene encoding arsenical resistance protein ArsH, whose protein sequence is MAQSDYLKQETFHLINDTLKIKHSPRILILYGSLRERSYSKLLAEEAARILEYMGAEVKLFDPTGLPVYDSENQVEHPKVQELRELSLWSEGQVWSSPELHGNMSGLMKTQIDWVPLSIGAVRPTQGKTLALMQVSGGSQSFNTLNNMRVLGRWMRMFTISNQSSVAKAYQEFEEDGSMKDSSYRDRVVDVMEELMRLTYLLRENSEFLVDRYSERKEQIKLDSSIS, encoded by the coding sequence ATGGCACAGTCAGATTACCTCAAGCAAGAAACATTTCATCTCATCAATGACACACTCAAAATTAAACATTCACCACGCATCCTCATTTTATACGGTTCACTACGCGAGCGCTCTTATTCAAAACTCTTGGCCGAAGAAGCTGCACGAATTTTAGAATACATGGGTGCGGAAGTGAAGTTATTCGATCCCACCGGTCTACCCGTTTATGATTCAGAGAATCAAGTCGAGCATCCCAAAGTACAAGAACTGCGCGAACTGAGTTTGTGGTCCGAAGGGCAAGTGTGGTCTTCACCTGAATTACACGGCAATATGTCCGGACTCATGAAAACGCAAATTGATTGGGTTCCCCTCAGCATCGGCGCTGTGCGACCTACGCAAGGCAAGACCTTAGCCCTCATGCAAGTCAGTGGTGGTTCCCAGAGCTTCAATACGCTCAATAATATGCGTGTCTTGGGGCGTTGGATGAGAATGTTCACAATTTCCAATCAATCCTCTGTGGCCAAGGCTTACCAAGAATTCGAGGAAGATGGCAGCATGAAGGACTCATCCTATCGCGATCGCGTCGTCGATGTTATGGAAGAACTGATGCGTTTGACTTACCTCTTGCGCGAGAACTCAGAATTCCTCGTCGATCGCTATAGCGAACGCAAAGAACAGATAAAACTGGACTCATCGATAAGTTAA
- a CDS encoding sulfatase-like hydrolase/transferase: MTYLRLALIFSACLVYGDTLDKTKLNVVFITLDDLSYESLGVNGCKVPEISPHMDRIAKSGMRFEGFHVQASNCIPSRALMMTGLYQQHNKIFSLGKAGAGNQVIRNTIPTAFRDAGYHTGIMGKNSHHNPFDPYTGFDMEYEGYGSTKYPDKVYEKTKAAIANSAKLKQPLFFNLNIYDPHVGWYGWSRISGTHKETENHPSRIFTPDEIPYPSWFPPLAENAKTGRTKRGTKDIHLMEEVTAYYNTVKRADDSIGQMLRAFDEAGITDKTVFVLISDHGAELPGGKTTLYNEGTHSPLFVSWPGVTKAGSIHDSEVIGSIDLLPTFYDMLNLPIPAELDGRSFLPMILGQQIPSWRPFVYIQQNDRNKARAIQTKDGFLYIINAWHDGETKFGSVSTGTLSWSLFKAAQQSPENDPLATAWINKLEFRTPHELYDIKNDPSCFKNLVNDPAYKDKLSEIRKTMIQEASISGDDIALAALRNPESAEARTETVKAIDASKASRMSDPNYARRAHYDPLDGKLVLDNTLFEGESGIWNSSAPGLSLSKTGGSKELGPGAIKFSGQEGQSLRFETKQSFDATTFKSIEFAFTLTPPQAPKAKKAKGKKNTKDKLAARNERRKQNPMPQGSVSIEYHDGTQWHSFTKGNLNKFLNEQKLQFPAPNAGFSKATKFAISIKSSNSGILYLDGMRLAADVNWESISAPARQVLKAGESLDLITDLSDYSEVELSYNFISDKSASQLLLESYKDGKWQVINNHDYRDVLQADKKYAAFAKISSSETPVLKLRLRNSASSPVRINALSVQKRPSF; encoded by the coding sequence ATGACTTACTTACGCTTAGCCCTAATATTTTCAGCTTGCCTAGTTTACGGCGACACCCTCGACAAAACAAAACTCAATGTGGTGTTCATCACCCTCGATGATCTCAGTTACGAGAGCTTAGGCGTGAATGGCTGTAAAGTTCCAGAAATCTCCCCGCACATGGATCGCATTGCCAAAAGTGGCATGCGCTTCGAGGGCTTCCACGTCCAGGCGAGTAACTGCATCCCTTCTCGCGCGCTGATGATGACTGGGCTTTACCAACAGCACAATAAAATTTTCTCCCTCGGTAAAGCGGGGGCCGGCAATCAAGTCATTCGCAACACCATTCCCACTGCCTTTCGCGATGCGGGTTATCACACGGGTATCATGGGAAAAAACTCTCATCACAATCCCTTCGACCCCTACACAGGCTTTGATATGGAATACGAGGGCTATGGCTCAACGAAATACCCAGATAAAGTCTACGAGAAAACAAAGGCAGCGATTGCGAACTCCGCAAAACTAAAACAGCCGCTCTTTTTTAACCTCAATATCTATGACCCTCATGTGGGTTGGTACGGCTGGTCTCGTATTAGTGGTACACATAAAGAAACTGAAAATCACCCCAGTCGCATTTTTACTCCCGACGAGATCCCCTATCCCTCTTGGTTTCCACCACTTGCGGAGAATGCAAAAACGGGCAGAACTAAACGGGGCACCAAAGATATTCACCTCATGGAAGAAGTCACCGCTTACTACAATACCGTGAAACGTGCCGACGATTCCATTGGGCAAATGTTGCGTGCCTTTGATGAAGCCGGAATTACTGATAAGACTGTTTTTGTTTTGATCTCTGACCACGGTGCCGAACTGCCTGGAGGCAAAACCACACTCTATAATGAAGGCACTCATTCCCCGCTCTTTGTCTCTTGGCCCGGAGTCACAAAAGCCGGCTCGATTCACGATTCCGAAGTCATTGGCTCCATCGACTTACTCCCCACATTTTACGATATGCTCAATTTACCTATACCCGCTGAACTCGATGGCCGAAGTTTTCTGCCCATGATTCTTGGTCAGCAGATCCCCAGCTGGCGCCCCTTTGTTTACATTCAGCAAAATGACCGCAATAAGGCTCGTGCAATTCAAACGAAGGATGGCTTCCTCTACATCATCAATGCTTGGCATGATGGCGAAACGAAATTTGGTTCTGTCTCAACTGGAACTCTTTCATGGAGCCTCTTTAAAGCTGCCCAACAAAGCCCTGAAAACGACCCCTTAGCGACGGCGTGGATCAACAAGTTAGAATTCCGTACTCCCCATGAGCTCTACGATATCAAAAACGATCCATCTTGCTTCAAAAACCTCGTCAATGATCCTGCTTACAAAGACAAGCTTAGCGAGATTCGCAAAACCATGATTCAAGAAGCCTCCATCAGTGGTGATGATATTGCTCTAGCGGCACTTAGAAACCCCGAGTCGGCTGAAGCCCGTACCGAAACTGTCAAAGCAATCGATGCTTCCAAGGCCTCTCGCATGTCCGATCCCAACTACGCGCGCCGAGCTCATTATGATCCCCTCGATGGCAAACTCGTTTTGGATAACACCCTCTTTGAAGGAGAGAGCGGCATATGGAATAGCTCCGCGCCTGGCCTTTCTCTTAGCAAGACTGGGGGTAGTAAAGAACTCGGTCCTGGAGCCATTAAGTTTAGTGGACAAGAAGGTCAGTCTCTGCGCTTTGAAACTAAACAAAGCTTCGATGCCACGACCTTCAAAAGTATTGAATTCGCCTTTACCCTCACACCACCGCAAGCACCCAAAGCGAAAAAGGCGAAAGGGAAAAAGAATACTAAAGATAAGCTCGCAGCTCGCAATGAAAGAAGAAAACAAAACCCCATGCCGCAGGGCTCTGTCAGTATTGAATACCATGATGGCACGCAATGGCATAGCTTTACTAAGGGCAATCTCAATAAATTCCTCAATGAACAAAAGCTGCAATTCCCTGCACCAAACGCTGGCTTCTCCAAAGCCACAAAATTTGCCATCAGTATAAAGTCTTCAAACTCAGGGATTCTCTACTTAGACGGCATGCGCCTCGCCGCAGATGTGAATTGGGAGTCCATCTCAGCCCCAGCAAGACAAGTACTCAAAGCTGGTGAAAGCCTTGATTTGATCACTGATTTAAGTGATTATAGCGAAGTAGAACTCAGCTATAATTTCATCAGTGACAAAAGCGCGAGTCAATTACTTCTCGAAAGCTATAAAGACGGCAAGTGGCAAGTCATCAATAATCACGACTACCGCGACGTCTTACAAGCTGACAAAAAATATGCGGCCTTCGCAAAAATCTCTAGTTCTGAGACTCCTGTGCTCAAACTTCGTCTGCGCAACAGCGCTTCGAGTCCAGTGAGAATTAACGCACTAAGCGTTCAAAAACGCCCGTCTTTTTAG
- a CDS encoding type II secretion system protein — protein sequence MKQNLKFTLIELLVVIAIIGILASLILPTLGKARSKARTSICVNNQSSINKGTLFFLDDNDQKYPAITQLINRTYFDSGTANNATSQAHANLNALLASQYGFSEDSFQCPESSVYDSTNAMKHNYGFNAHLTRDNQLNNPMNFTDEGYSITSIHKTSETIQTVSGQAWGLFNFGWEWSISVRHGDNYKLVHSFTDGHVSVLPFTALNNNAQWLRPYESTQESCSSSFGFSGQ from the coding sequence ATGAAACAAAATCTTAAATTTACTCTTATTGAACTGCTGGTGGTGATCGCCATTATCGGCATACTGGCCTCACTCATCCTCCCCACTTTAGGAAAAGCGAGATCCAAAGCCCGCACAAGTATCTGTGTCAACAATCAATCGAGCATTAATAAAGGAACTTTATTTTTTCTTGATGATAATGATCAAAAGTATCCTGCCATCACACAATTAATTAACCGCACCTACTTTGATTCTGGTACAGCTAATAATGCGACTTCTCAAGCACACGCAAATTTGAACGCTCTTTTAGCGAGTCAGTATGGATTTTCTGAGGATTCGTTTCAATGCCCAGAATCAAGCGTATACGACAGCACCAATGCCATGAAACATAACTATGGCTTTAATGCTCATCTCACTAGAGATAATCAACTGAATAACCCCATGAACTTTACCGATGAAGGTTATTCCATCACCTCTATTCATAAAACCTCAGAAACCATACAAACTGTCTCAGGGCAGGCATGGGGACTTTTCAATTTTGGCTGGGAATGGTCGATCTCTGTACGTCATGGAGATAATTATAAACTCGTCCATAGTTTTACCGATGGGCATGTCTCTGTCTTACCCTTCACGGCTTTAAATAATAATGCCCAATGGTTGAGACCCTATGAATCGACCCAAGAAAGTTGTAGTTCAAGTTTCGGTTTCTCAGGCCAGTAA
- a CDS encoding RNA polymerase sigma factor: MNEQSDSQLIKAALKGSQESFRRIVLSYQQIVYAACYGITKNSTDAQDAAQETFIRFHKNMQQFDTSRPLKPWLLTIAMNCSRSLVKKALINNKLRESAELEEACAKEMPGKELSRQEKHQAIREMVTQLPDSLREICSLFYLAQCTCKEIAGILNTSENSVKVGLHRARKKLLENGIGQWRSV; this comes from the coding sequence ATGAATGAACAAAGCGACAGTCAGCTGATCAAAGCAGCCCTTAAGGGTTCTCAGGAATCCTTTAGGCGGATCGTTTTGTCTTATCAGCAAATTGTCTATGCGGCATGTTATGGCATCACTAAAAATAGCACTGATGCCCAAGATGCAGCGCAGGAAACTTTTATTCGCTTTCACAAAAATATGCAGCAGTTCGACACGTCCCGCCCGCTCAAACCTTGGTTGCTCACGATTGCCATGAACTGTAGTCGTAGTTTAGTGAAAAAAGCATTGATTAATAACAAACTAAGAGAAAGTGCCGAGCTAGAAGAAGCCTGTGCCAAAGAAATGCCCGGGAAGGAATTGAGCCGTCAGGAAAAGCATCAGGCAATACGGGAAATGGTGACTCAGCTCCCAGATTCTTTAAGAGAAATTTGTTCGCTCTTCTATTTGGCGCAATGCACCTGTAAAGAAATTGCGGGAATCTTGAATACCAGTGAAAATAGTGTAAAGGTTGGCTTGCACCGCGCACGTAAAAAACTTTTGGAAAATGGCATAGGCCAATGGAGGTCTGTATGA
- a CDS encoding DUF1552 domain-containing protein, which yields MLNRRSFLSSVAAGGLLQSANTFAASKKPEYRVNLKKNVVLINLDLGLYGPNFREGGASSKYMTEHFSEFKGQMTYFDGISQPGMGGGHECQHATFTALKYEHRENYPEKVMMSLDQVIADGSIQETRHKFLYHKLNKSGNHMSWNRFEQPMISIDGANSLYETLFSRSDTRLDKARIRRERDILSTLARNLRRFWRGNPQEETMKASLDYQLAVLDEREKWLKVSKPYQKKAFAENEENQPIPSCDNNFQLIYDALEREQTKIAIVQFGNGRLQEGLAGVELGHHGNTHHGNYPERIRGLEIIDAGVLTGVKNFLHKLQEGGLYDDTIVLFHCGMANACHHDNKRAPAFLFGGGFQHKESIACLDGKEHIYTTSNMFNSVLKQLGFSNPSFQNDSKIVEELF from the coding sequence ATGCTCAACCGTCGATCATTTTTAAGTTCTGTTGCAGCCGGAGGGCTTTTACAATCGGCCAATACTTTCGCCGCAAGTAAAAAACCTGAGTATAGAGTCAATCTTAAGAAGAATGTAGTTCTCATAAATCTTGATCTCGGACTCTACGGGCCCAATTTCCGTGAGGGCGGTGCGTCCAGTAAGTATATGACCGAACACTTTTCTGAGTTTAAAGGACAAATGACTTATTTTGATGGCATTTCTCAGCCGGGGATGGGAGGAGGACATGAATGCCAGCATGCGACTTTTACGGCCTTGAAATATGAGCATAGGGAGAACTACCCCGAAAAAGTGATGATGAGCTTGGATCAAGTTATTGCAGATGGATCAATTCAAGAAACTCGCCACAAGTTCCTCTATCACAAGTTAAATAAGAGCGGCAATCACATGTCGTGGAATCGTTTTGAGCAACCAATGATTTCCATTGATGGGGCCAATAGCCTATATGAAACACTCTTTTCTCGATCTGACACACGTTTAGATAAAGCCCGCATTAGAAGAGAGCGTGATATCTTATCGACTTTAGCACGTAATTTACGTCGTTTTTGGCGCGGTAACCCGCAAGAGGAGACGATGAAAGCTTCGCTTGATTATCAGTTGGCAGTTTTAGATGAACGTGAAAAATGGCTCAAGGTTTCGAAACCTTACCAAAAGAAAGCCTTTGCCGAAAATGAAGAGAACCAGCCAATCCCATCATGCGATAATAATTTTCAATTAATCTATGATGCTTTGGAAAGAGAGCAGACAAAAATTGCTATTGTACAGTTTGGCAATGGCAGGTTACAGGAAGGCTTAGCTGGCGTTGAATTGGGGCACCATGGCAATACACACCACGGGAATTATCCTGAGCGCATACGTGGCTTAGAGATCATTGACGCGGGCGTCTTAACGGGAGTTAAAAACTTTCTGCATAAACTTCAAGAGGGTGGTCTTTACGATGATACTATTGTGTTATTTCACTGTGGCATGGCCAATGCCTGTCATCACGATAATAAACGTGCACCGGCCTTCCTTTTCGGTGGTGGTTTCCAGCATAAAGAATCAATTGCCTGCTTAGATGGTAAAGAACATATATATACCACATCAAATATGTTTAATTCTGTCTTAAAACAACTTGGCTTTTCGAACCCCAGTTTTCAAAATGATTCAAAAATTGTTGAAGAACTTTTTTAG
- a CDS encoding DUF6364 family protein, with the protein MNKKLTLSLDDQVIRKAKAYAKINNVSISQLVETYLGEVINDDEPKLTGVVAELAGIIPDQEYDKMEYLQNKFS; encoded by the coding sequence ATGAATAAAAAATTAACTTTATCTCTTGACGATCAAGTCATTCGAAAAGCAAAAGCATATGCAAAAATAAATAACGTATCTATTTCTCAACTAGTAGAAACATATTTAGGTGAAGTCATCAATGATGATGAACCTAAACTAACAGGTGTAGTAGCTGAATTAGCAGGCATTATACCAGACCAAGAGTATGATAAAATGGAATATTTACAGAATAAATTCTCATGA